DNA from Intestinimonas massiliensis (ex Afouda et al. 2020):
TCGTCCTCGGACACATCGGCGTAGGCCGACGGACTGGCCCCCGCCGCAGCCTGAGGGGCCGCTGCGGTGGAATTACCGGACCCGCCGCCGGCAAAATAGCCCAGGCGCGCGGCCATACCGCCCCCCACCGCCACCACGGCAAAGACGGCGGCCAGCGCCGCCCAGGAGCGCCAGGTCCGGTTTTCTCTTTTTTTCGGCGGGAAGGGGACGACCTGCTCCGCCGCGATGCGGTCCATGACCGCCTGATGAAAGCCCGCGGGGACCTCCGCCTCTCCGGGCATCTCCCTCTGGAGCTGCCGGAGCTCCTTCGCCAGCGCCCGGCACTCCGCGCAGGCCGCCAGATGCGCGTCCAGCCTGCGCTGTTCCTCCGGCGTCAACGCGCCGTCCAGGGCGGCGCTGATCCACTCCAGCGCCTGATCGCAGTCACACATTGCAGGTCACCTCCTCTCGCGGCCTTTTCCGCTCGTTTGCTTCCGGGGGCCCGCTACGGCCCCTTCCCTCTTACAGACGCAATTCCCTCCAAAAGGTTCCCCTCGGATTCCAACGCTTTTCGCAGGGCCAGCCGGGCCCGGGCGATGCGGGACTTGACCGTCCCGGGCTCCAGCTCCAGCACCTGGCCGATCTCGGCATAGCTCAGGCCGCTGACCTCACGCATGACCAGCACCTGCCGGTGCTCCTCCGAGAGCCTTTGCAGCCCGTCCCGGATGGCCCGCCGCAGCTCCTGCCGCTCCAGGTGCTGCTCGGGGGTAGAGCGCTGGTCGGGCAGCTCGGCCTGCCGCTCGCACGTCTCGTCGTCCAGGGAGACCGTCATGGACAGGCTCCGCCTTCGCTTCTCCCGGCGGAGAAAGTCGATGCAGGCGTTGGAGGCCAACCGGTAGAGCCAGGTGGCAAAGGAGCTCTCCCCCTGGAACCGATGCAGCCCCCGCCAGGCGTTAAGGAAGGCCTCCTGGGCCAGTTCGGCGGCGTCCTCCGGGCTGCCGGTCATGCGGAGGGCCAGATTATAGATACGCTTTTCGTTGTCGGTAACCAACTGGCCAAAGGCGTCCGGATCGCCTCTTTTGGCCCGTTCCACCAGCTCCTGTTCGGTTGCCATCCGCGTCACCTGCCCTTCCGCGCTCCGTTTTTTACCGCAAATCCCGCTTAATGCCCTCGGTAATTCGATGGATCTCCTCCAGGGTGGACACCTGGCAGATCTGCTCTTTCCAGTAACCCGCATAGGGCACGCCCTTGAGATACCAGGCGTAGTGCTTCCGGGCCTCCAGACAGGCGATGTGCTCTCCCTTGTGGGCGGCGGAGAGCTCAAACTGCCGCACCGCCGTGTCGCACCGCTGGGCCAGGGGGGGCAGGGGGGGGACCTCCCGCCCCTCCAGAGCCGCCTTGGCCTGCTGGAACAGCCAGGGATTGCCGAAACAGCCCCGGCCCACCATGGCCAGGTCTGCCCCGGTGTACTTCAAAATGTGGACGGCGTCCGCGGCGGAGAAAATATCGCCGTTGGCGATGACCGGGATGGTCACCGCCTCCTTGACCGCCCTGATATAGTCCCAGTCGGCCCTTCCGGCGTACATCTGGGACTTGGTCCGGCCGTGGACGGCCACGGCGGCCACCCCAGCCTGCTCCATGGCCCGGGCCAGCTCCACGCAGTTGATGGAGCCCTTATCCCAGCCCAGGCGCATCTTTACGGTGACGGGCCTGCCGCCCGCCCCCCGGACCACCGCCTCAGCCACCCGGACGGCCTTGTCCGGGGTGCGCATCAGCCCCGAGCCGTCCCCGGAATTGGCCACCTTGGGCACCGGGCAGCCCATGTTGATGTCCAGGATGTCGGCGCCGGAGACCTCCCCGGCAATGGCGGCGGCCTCCTGCATACACCCCTCGTCGCTGCCGAAGAGCTGGGCGGCGGCGGGGTGCTCCCCTTCCCCCAGCTTGAGCAGAGGCAGGGACTTCTGATCCTGATAACACAGGGCCTTGGCGGACACCATCTCGGTAACGGTATAGCCCGCCCCCAGCTCCCGGCAGATGGTACGGAAGGCTAGGTCGGTAACCCCAGCCATAGGGGCCAGGGCCAGTCTGGAATCAATGGTAACGTTGCCTATTTTCACGCTTTCCCTCACAATGTTTCAAATCTCTGCCTATGATACCACAAACCCGGATGTCCGGCAAGTGGCTCGGCCACTCTTCCAAAAAGACCCCCGCGGCCTTGCTTTATCGCAAGGCCGCGGGGCATCTCTTCCATGGCTCAAATTTTGGTGGGCCGTCAAGTGGGGGCCTGGTTGCGGCTGCACAGACACGACAGGCATTGGAAAAGGACCTCCAGATCCCCGGTCGGAATGCCCCGGAGCGCCTCATCCGCTGCCTCGCGCACTGCGGCGGCGGCTTCCGAGCCCAGGCAGCTTCCCCGGATGGTCAAATCGACCCGTCTTTGCCTGCGGTCCTTCCGAAGTGGCCGGCGGGAGACGACCCCCTTCTCCTGGAGCTGCCTCAGATAGTTGGAGACCACCGAGCTGGTGTAGCCCAGCGCCTCCGAGAGGTTTGCGGGCGTGATTTTTTCTCGTCCCCGCAGGACCCGCAGGATGTTGTACTCGCCCGGGGTAATGCCACAGGCGGCAAGGCGCCCGGCGGCGCGCCGGGTCATGGAGCGCTGCGCCAGTTGAAGCATGTCGTATATGCTGCTCGGCGGCGGCTGGATGCCCCCGCCTTCTGCTGCGGCCCGGCGGCCGCTTTCACAAAGCGCCTGCGTCTGCATCACGCTTTCCTCCTCCCCCCTCCCCCGCTGAAAAACCAGCGCCCCCGCCGCAGACCGTTCCGCAGCAGGGGCGCTTGGCCGGGGACCGTCTCTGCCTACATGCGATAGCGCAAGATCTCACAGACCTCTTTCCTTCTGGGCGGCACGGGTGATCCGTCGGGATAGCCGCAGGCCACCAGGGCGATGATCTCCTCGTCCTCCGGAAGCTCCACCTGGCGGGATACCCCGTCCTCGTCAAAGGACGCCAGAATACAGGTGCCCAGCCCCATGGCATGGGCGGCCAGGCAGATGTTCTGGCAGGCGACGCCGGTATCAAACATCTCCCAGGAGGAGCCCTTTGCCGTGGACGTGGTCCCATTCCTCTCATAGCCGGATCGCTTTTTGACAATGGACAGCACCAGCAGCAGAGGTGCATTGCCCACAATGCGGACGTTTTCCGGCGCCACCAGCGTCTCGGCGATGCGTTTGAGTTCGGCCTCGTTCTCCACGGCGGTATAGCGTACCGCCTTGCAGTTGTTCCACGACGGCGCCCAGCGGGCACAGTCGATGAGCTGCTCAATCTCGCTGCGACCCACCTTTTCAGGCTTGAATCGTCGAATACTGCGGCGGCGTCTGATGCACTCTAATACATCCATAAGGGGTCCTCTCCTGTTCTCAAGAAAAGCTTACTTCATGACCTCGCGTGCGATGACCATCTTCTGGACCTCGGAGGTGCCCTCGTAGATGGGGACGATGCGTGCGTCGCGGTACATGCGCTCGATGGGGTAGTCCCGCATGTAGCCGTAGCCGCCGTGGATCTGAAGGGCCTTGTTGGTGACCCAGACGGCGTTCTCAGAGGCGTAGTATTTGCACATGGCGGCCAGCTTGGACAGCGGCTGGCCGTTGTCGGCGGCGACGGCGGCCTCCAGGATGAGGGCCTTGGCGGCCTCGGTGCGGGTGGCCATGTCGGCCAGATACCACTGCAGGCCCTGGTTCTTTCCGATGGGCTTGCCGAACTGGACCCGCTCGCCCATGTACTTGACGGAGGCGGCGATGGCGGCCTCGCAGATGCCCAGCGCCTGGGCGGCCATGCCGATCCGGCCGCCGTCCAGCGCCATCATGGCGATCTTGAAGCCTTCGCCCTCCTTGCCCACCAGGTTGCTGCGGGGGACCCGGCAGTCCTCAAAGATCAGCTCGGAGATATCCGCGCCCCGGATGCCCATCTTCTCTTCCCGCTTGCCCACGGTGAAGCCGGGGGTGCCCCGGTCCACCACGATGGCGGACATGCCCTTGACGCCCTTCTCCGGCTCGGTGAGGGCGATGACCACCACATAGTCGCCCTCGGTGGGGCCCATGTTGGAGATGAAGCACTTGCTGCCGTTGATGACGTAGTCGTCCCCGTCCACCACGGCCTTGGTCTTGGCCGCGGCGGCGTCGGAGCCGGCGCCCGCCTCGGTGAGGGCGAAGGCGCCGATCTTACCCTCCACGGCGGCGGTGAGGTACTTCTGCTTCTGCGCCTCGGTGCCGTGCTTGAGGAAGATGTCGTTGACCAGGGTATGCACGGCGATGACCTCCGCGGTGCTGGCGCACTGCCGGGCCAGCTCGGAGACCACCAGCACCTTGCACACGGTGTCCAGACCGGGCCCGCCGTACTCCTCGGGGACGTTCAGGGCGGTGAAGCCGATCTCGGCCATCTTCTCGATGATCTCCTTGGGGATGCGCTCCTCCCGGTCGATCTCGGCGGCGATGGGGGCCAGCTCGGACTCCGCAAAGTCCCGGGCCAGTTGCTGGATCATCTGTTGATCTTCGGTAAATTGCATCGTGATTCCTCCTGTTTCTCCGTCCGCCTTTGGGGCGGCCGCCGCT
Protein-coding regions in this window:
- a CDS encoding RNA polymerase sigma factor; this translates as MATEQELVERAKRGDPDAFGQLVTDNEKRIYNLALRMTGSPEDAAELAQEAFLNAWRGLHRFQGESSFATWLYRLASNACIDFLRREKRRRSLSMTVSLDDETCERQAELPDQRSTPEQHLERQELRRAIRDGLQRLSEEHRQVLVMREVSGLSYAEIGQVLELEPGTVKSRIARARLALRKALESEGNLLEGIASVRGKGP
- the dusB gene encoding tRNA dihydrouridine synthase DusB, yielding MKIGNVTIDSRLALAPMAGVTDLAFRTICRELGAGYTVTEMVSAKALCYQDQKSLPLLKLGEGEHPAAAQLFGSDEGCMQEAAAIAGEVSGADILDINMGCPVPKVANSGDGSGLMRTPDKAVRVAEAVVRGAGGRPVTVKMRLGWDKGSINCVELARAMEQAGVAAVAVHGRTKSQMYAGRADWDYIRAVKEAVTIPVIANGDIFSAADAVHILKYTGADLAMVGRGCFGNPWLFQQAKAALEGREVPPLPPLAQRCDTAVRQFELSAAHKGEHIACLEARKHYAWYLKGVPYAGYWKEQICQVSTLEEIHRITEGIKRDLR
- a CDS encoding MarR family winged helix-turn-helix transcriptional regulator — protein: MQTQALCESGRRAAAEGGGIQPPPSSIYDMLQLAQRSMTRRAAGRLAACGITPGEYNILRVLRGREKITPANLSEALGYTSSVVSNYLRQLQEKGVVSRRPLRKDRRQRRVDLTIRGSCLGSEAAAAVREAADEALRGIPTGDLEVLFQCLSCLCSRNQAPT
- a CDS encoding nitroreductase family protein, translated to MDVLECIRRRRSIRRFKPEKVGRSEIEQLIDCARWAPSWNNCKAVRYTAVENEAELKRIAETLVAPENVRIVGNAPLLLVLSIVKKRSGYERNGTTSTAKGSSWEMFDTGVACQNICLAAHAMGLGTCILASFDEDGVSRQVELPEDEEIIALVACGYPDGSPVPPRRKEVCEILRYRM
- a CDS encoding acyl-CoA dehydrogenase family protein, encoding MTMQFTEDQQMIQQLARDFAESELAPIAAEIDREERIPKEIIEKMAEIGFTALNVPEEYGGPGLDTVCKVLVVSELARQCASTAEVIAVHTLVNDIFLKHGTEAQKQKYLTAAVEGKIGAFALTEAGAGSDAAAAKTKAVVDGDDYVINGSKCFISNMGPTEGDYVVVIALTEPEKGVKGMSAIVVDRGTPGFTVGKREEKMGIRGADISELIFEDCRVPRSNLVGKEGEGFKIAMMALDGGRIGMAAQALGICEAAIAASVKYMGERVQFGKPIGKNQGLQWYLADMATRTEAAKALILEAAVAADNGQPLSKLAAMCKYYASENAVWVTNKALQIHGGYGYMRDYPIERMYRDARIVPIYEGTSEVQKMVIAREVMK